One Drosophila willistoni isolate 14030-0811.24 chromosome XL unlocalized genomic scaffold, UCI_dwil_1.1 Seg142, whole genome shotgun sequence genomic window, acaaaagaaaataaaagaaaagggggaaagcaaaagcaaaaaggaTTTCACTCGCTTGTCGTGTTGGGGTCGTCCGTTGAGACTCAAAGGTGCAGGGGGGGGGGGACTCCTTTGGTCCTTTCAagcaagaagaaaaacaaaaaacacatcaAGCggtaaacattaaaaattatacccagcaaacaacaaataatgaaattataattgaaaagaaagaggaaaggaaaaggaaaaaatacaacaagagagagagagagacagaaagggaaaaagtgaaaaatgttaaaaaatgaaGACGCCAAGAGCCGACCCTCAAGTGcacacaaaataaaagtgGAAAGCGACCACAAAATGCAGACACCAGAAGTCAATTACAACCAGAGCATGTGGGCGTGGCATAATGAAGAAATTATCAAGTGCAATAAAGTAAAGATGAAGATGAAcgaatctatgtatatatgaaaagcaaagcagcagcagcagcagctaaaaAGCAAAGCACACAAAGAGAGATGACCTAAGGAGATGAGCCAAGAGAAGATGAATTGTGATTGAGCTGCCTTAAGGCTGCTTAAACACAAAGACAACGACTACGTGGATAGAATGAAAGCAGAGATTGTGGGCGGAGTTTTCCATCTCTTCTGCCAAACGACAGGACAATAAAATGCAGCCAACAAGCACACAAAACgacaaagaaaaaaagcaaaaaccaaaaaaaaaaaaaaatgaaaaggagTAGTCAACAGGGTCACAGGCCAGGGACAGGGATAGGGATAGGGGCAAGGGCACTGAAAACACAACTACTACTATCAATTTGAGTTGAAACGAAAAGCGAGAGAACGGAGAGAGAATAAGCCAATTGGCAAAAAGCAAATgctaccaacaacaacagcagcatccGAGGCaagttcaatttattttattacatCTCATCTCTTCACATTTCATCTCTTTGTGTTCTGTCTAGTAACTCTTTGTTCAAGTTGAATTTTACTGTTCGTAAGGACTagataaaatcaaaaattttgggTACTTTCTGTAACTTTTGAAttatatgcaaattttatGTACTCGAAGTGCCATGTCATTTATTATCCACGCTCTCACACActacatatatatccatatatataatttgctCTAAAGTCGGCTAACTTGTCATTCATCAAACTTTTTCAAtaaaactttctttttttttttttgttggttttttgttctttgtctGCATTGTCTCTTGTCATTTCGGTCAAACTGAAAATCCGTTGCTCATTTCAAGTCGCTCTTTCCCGTGATCTCCGCGTTGAAATTGGTCACTGAAGCAGTGAAAATGCAAAAGTTTGCCATTTGTTGGATTTGTTataaattattgttttttttttagggcTGACAAGTAATATTAATTACTTAACGAGGAGCGTCTGAAAAGTCTAAGCTTCATATCTAAGAAATTGAATGCTTCAGAAGTGTTTTGATTTATTAACGAACAAAGGTTTTAAGTTCATTAAGAACGAGCTTTAAAGTTGCTAACTGTGTCTAGCTCTTTTCGTGTCTTTTaattgtaattctcaactagttttaacGTTTGAGTAATGGTCTGCTAATGGTATAAGCATTAGGAAAATGCATTTGATGTACATGTTTTTGAGCCACACCTCGTAGTTGTCTATGAATGATGTTTGAAGATAAACGATTGGatttaataaaaaactaaaatgatgtTGAATGTTGGCATAACAAAACTTTCCATGGAAATGTATTTTAAAAGCCAATCAAATTATTAACCTTCTTAACTTCAGTTCAAAACCCTTAAGAACAAGGGAATTAAATGTGTCATTTTTGGGTGAACACTCAAAGGATATATTCTCCTTTCAATATGTTGTGGATGATTAGTGGGGGAGCGAATGGCTTAGAGAAGTGGCTTTGCTTACGCTTGGAGAGACAGCCCCAGGACACCAGTAAAGTTGTCAAGGCTATAAAAacgaagaataaaaaaaaaacaagaaaaagagaaatacaaatttaaatacacacaaacaaaaagaaggtaagaaaacaaatgataaaagaaatgaaaggGAATAATTAGTAAAGAATGCAATGAAAACAAAACTTGTAGTCTCAACTGTATAAAAAATAGTGAAAGAGTAAAAAACTTGTCTCGGTCCAATCTGGTCGTAGGTACAGTTGAGGCAACTTTAGGTTACgattagtttttggtttttctttttttgggagGGGAAATCGTTTATCGGAAATCAATCATCTTCTTACCATTCTGAGCGGCACTGCCTTGAAAGAGATTGCGTAAATAGGTTATGAGTCGTCGATGCAAGGGTCGATGACGATGTCGCGATGATTTTCGCACTGTTTCTTGGCCACCttcgccgccgccgccgccctGCTCGATATCATCTTTAGGCGTTGCGGATCCGGCTTGCACATCCTTGCCACATTGTGTGGCATCCACAATGATCTCAATGCTACGCTGTGTATTGGACTTTTTGAGcaaatgctgctgctgctgctgtagctGTTGTCCACTTGTCATGGCAAACGCCGTTGCACCATTATTGCCGCCGACGCCGCCGCCTCCTCCGCTACTACTTCCAGATACTCCCGCACTGGTCGCAATGGTTCCAATTAAACCATCAGCACTGGGACAAGCAGATCcatgctgttgatattgttgctgctgctgatggcgatgctgatgctgttgatgctgatggAATTGTTGTTGGCGAGACAACTGACCCCCCAAGGGGGGCATCTCATTAACTGTGCCATTGCTATGACTGCCGCGATAGATCAGTTCCGTCTCGTTGGACACCTGACGCAAGGCATGCAGTCCTGTGTGGGAGGCACTGCTTGCCATGCCCGCGGATGCATTTCCGTTTCCGCTGCCATTGACACCCGTGTAATAGGCGCTATTGGGTCGCTGTGTATGCTGTACTTGCGGTCCGGCCATGATCGATGGtctatgtctctctctctctttcgcaacctctttctctctctctctctcgtactctctccctctctattTATGGCTTAGTCTTTTTCCGGTGGTTGCTTCTACTTCTGGCTGGGATTTTCTTATTAGTAGTAGTATTAGCAATTGCATTCTGATGGGATTTACATAATTGAAGTTTTCCAGCGTTAGAGTGTAAGCAGGTTAAAAGGCAATTTGTTATTAAATGGTTAAATACGCATTGGCAATTGGCTATTGGCGATTATTGTGGttgttgtcattgttgttgttgttgttgttgttgtgtggaggggaaaagaaagagaataaTAATACACAGAAATGTCAGTAGTTATaaatacaaacatacaaacacatatacacaaaactattttacaatgctttaatttaatttgccaGCAGCCAGCACCGATTGCATATTGATgggtgtaagtgtgtgtgagtatccatgtgtctgtgtgtgcgtgcgtgtgtgtgtgtatgtgtatatgtgtgagTTAAAATGTCTGTTGaacttttcaaatatataaattgactAACTACTTTCCactatttgttgttattggcaAGACAATTAATATTAGTAAATTCTTACAGTGAGCGACACATTTCTAGAGTCACCTTATATTGAAAACAGTAAATCatattttaagttttatattttcttttgattgccAGGAAGGAATCCTTGATCCCAAGGAATTTCTTTTTGTGGAATGAACAAtgaaaagttttccaattgTAATGATTATAAGATCATGGCCAgctatattttgaaaatattacaTTTTCTTAAGAATAAAAGAGTTATATGGACTCTCTACCCACAGAGTGAATCAATTTATAATCAAAGAAGACAACATGGACAAGTATAAGTCAAGTTGCTTAAGGGGATAAATGTGTATAAACTAATGAAACAAATTAATCAATCAGTTGATTTTGTCACTCGAATTTCAAATAGAATTAGATTATTTCAACAAAATAGTCCTAGTTCTTTATTCTCTTCTTCATTCTAGTCCATAGCTTTCAT contains:
- the LOC6644800 gene encoding uncharacterized protein LOC6644800 isoform X1, which gives rise to MAGPQVQHTQRPNSAYYTGVNGSGNGNASAGMASSASHTGLHALRQVSNETELIYRGSHSNGTVNEMPPLGGQLSRQQQFHQHQQHQHRHQQQQQYQQHGSACPSADGLIGTIATSAGVSGSSSGGGGGVGGNNGATAFAMTSGQQLQQQQQHLLKKSNTQRSIEIIVDATQCGKDVQAGSATPKDDIEQGGGGGEGGQETVRKSSRHRHRPLHRRLITYLRNLFQGSAAQNALTTLLVSWGCLSKHSELEEFETPARYRPDSLSALSRATRFTEDEIKRIYRGFKAECPTGVVKEDTFKVIYSQFFPQGANPTLYAHYVFNTLDQDHSGIVSFEDFVQGLSILSRGSVEEKLRWTFSLYDINGDGFITPEEMTDIVTAIYELMGRLPDECPEEEKIKGKVEHIFQKMDINRDGVVTLEEFLEACRNDEAISRSMSVFESAF
- the LOC6644800 gene encoding uncharacterized protein LOC6644800 isoform X2 is translated as MAGPQVQHTQRPNSAYYTGVNGSGNGNASAGMASSASHTGLHALRQVSNETELIYRGSHSNGTVNEMPPLGGQLSRQQQFHQHQQHQHRHQQQQQYQQHGSACPSADGLIGTIATSAGVSGSSSGGGGGVGGNNGATAFAMTSGQQLQQQQQHLLKKSNTQRSIEIIVDATQCGKDVQAGSATPKDDIEQGGGGGEGGQETVRKSSRHRHRPLHRRLITYLRNLFQGSAAQNDSELEEFETPARYRPDSLSALSRATRFTEDEIKRIYRGFKAECPTGVVKEDTFKVIYSQFFPQGGSCANPTLYAHYVFNTLDQDHSGIVSFEDFVQGLSILSRGSVEEKLRWTFSLYDINGDGFITPEEMTDIVTAIYELMGRLPDECPEEEKIKGKVEHIFQKMDINRDGVVTLEEFLEACRNDEAISRSMSVFESAF
- the LOC6644800 gene encoding uncharacterized protein LOC6644800 isoform X3, encoding MAGPQVQHTQRPNSAYYTGVNGSGNGNASAGMASSASHTGLHALRQVSNETELIYRGSHSNGTVNEMPPLGGQLSRQQQFHQHQQHQHRHQQQQQYQQHGSACPSADGLIGTIATSAGVSGSSSGGGGGVGGNNGATAFAMTSGQQLQQQQQHLLKKSNTQRSIEIIVDATQCGKDVQAGSATPKDDIEQGGGGGEGGQETVRKSSRHRHRPLHRRLITYLRNLFQGSAAQNDSELEEFETPARYRPDSLSALSRATRFTEDEIKRIYRGFKAECPTGVVKEDTFKVIYSQFFPQGANPTLYAHYVFNTLDQDHSGIVSFEDFVQGLSILSRGSVEEKLRWTFSLYDINGDGFITPEEMTDIVTAIYELMGRLPDECPEEEKIKGKVEHIFQKMDINRDGVVTLEEFLEACRNDEAISRSMSVFESAF